In Pseudopipra pipra isolate bDixPip1 chromosome 5, bDixPip1.hap1, whole genome shotgun sequence, the following proteins share a genomic window:
- the LOC135415197 gene encoding carboxypeptidase A2-like, with product MSLRTWTLLAVPGRAEPAAKMRLVLLLSALLGASLALETFVGHQVLRIKTRNEEEVRQLQLLESLEHLELDFWISPSAPALPVDVRIPAAGVRSVKAFLESQGIKYSVLIEDLQDVLDKEQQDMAESAQRERSTSFDFSSYHTLDEIYAELDHLASEHSFVEKIQIGESYEKRPLYALKFSTGGSNRPAIWLDAGIHSREWVTQASALWIANQIASGYGSDSSITSLLDKMDLFLLPVANPDGFVYTHTWNRMWRKTRSKNAGSVCYGVDPNRNWDAGFGGPGASSSPCSDSYHGPSAESEVEVKSVADFIRNHGNFKAFLTLHSYSQLLMYPYGYKCTRPDDYAELESLGRAAANAIKSVYGTTFQVGPICSTIYQASGGSIDWAYDIGIKYSFAFELRDTGRYGFLLPATQIVPAATETWMGLRKIMEHVLKKQE from the exons gccGAGCTGAGCCCGCGGCGAAGATGAGGCTGGTTCTGCTCCTCAGTGCCCTCCTCGGGGCTTCCCTGGCCCTGGAGACCTTCGTGGG GCACCAGGTTCTCCGGATCAAGACCAGAAATGAGGAGGAGgtgaggcagctgcagctcctggagtCGCTGGAGCACCTCGAG ctggatTTCTGgatcagcccctctgcccccgcCCTCCCCGTGGACGTGAGGATTCCTGCTGCCGGCGTCCGGTCGGTCAAAGCCTTCCTGGAATCCCAGGGGATCAAGTATTCCGTCCTGATCGAGGACCTGCAG GATGTTCTggacaaggagcagcaggacatggCCGAGAGCGCCCAGAGGGAGCGAAGCACCAGCTTCGACTTCAGCTCCTACCACACCCTGGATGAG ATTTATGCAGAGCTGGACCACCTTGCATCCGAGCACAGCTTCGTGGAGAAGATCCAGATCGGGGAATCCTACGAGAAGCGCCCCCTCTACGCCCTCAAG TTCAGCACCGGCGGGTCCAACCGCCCAGCCATCTGGCTCGACGCCGGCATCCACTCCCGGGAGTGGGTCACCCAGGCCAGCGCCCTCTGGATCGCCAACCAG ATCGCCTCCGGCTACGGATCCGActcctccatcacctccctgctgGACAAGATGGACCTTTTCCTGCTGCCAGTGGCCAACCCTGATGGCTTTGTGTACACCCACACCTGG AACCGCATGTGGAGGAAGACGCGCTCCAAGAACGCGGGCAGCGTCTGCTACGGGGTGGATCCCAACAGGAACTGGGATGCGGGCTTTGGAG GTCCCGgggccagcagcagcccctgctccgACTCCTACCACGGCCCCAGCGCCGAGTCCGAGGTGGAGGTGAAATCCGTGGCTGACTTCATCAGGAACCACGGGAACTTCAAGGCCTTCCTCACCCTGCACAGCTATTCCCAGCTCCTGATGTATCCCTACGGATACAAGTGCACCAGGCCCGACGACTACGCCGAGCTG GAATCCCTGGGAAGAGCCGCTGCCAATGCCATCAAATCCGTGTACGGCACCACCTTCCAAGTGGGGCCCATCTGCTCCACCATCT aCCAGGCCAGCGGGGGCAGCATCGACTGGGCCTACGACATCGGCATCAAATATTCCTTCGCCTTCGAGCTGCGGGACACGGGACGCTACGGATTCCTCCTGCCCGCCACCCAGATCGTCCCCGCCGCCACCGAGACCTGGATGGGCCTCAGGAAGATCATGGAGCACGTCCTGAAAAAGCAGGAATGA
- the LOC135415254 gene encoding carboxypeptidase A1-like translates to MRILLVLVALAGAAGAQRQFQGMPWLKGSIDWKNWECNACLTPPGMEWAQGIQAVGERKRVIKNRTRGWRLRTDPRWENPEESIPSLPRAVLTPGRAQPGWSGTCWEINPWIQTEHVHIRHSLTFWELPRQGREAPRALRPSLFSRGCSNPLPPTPAALPNPPSPRGVSRGCSQPEPPIPVFPLPPCRDQVLRITARDEEQAALLKMLEDQEELQVDFWHRPSSPGHPADLRVPFPSLGAVKGFLESHRFPYTVMIEDVQKLLDEEKEAMARSRRVKRSSRAFDFGSYHTLDEIYSWMDTLVEDHPGLVSKIRIGQSYEGRDLLVLKFSTGGSARPAIWVDTGIHSREWISQATGVWTANKIAEEYGRDPSVTALLDNMDVFLEIIANPDGFVFTHSSDRLWRKTRSPNTGSHCLGVDPNRNWDAGFGGDGSSGDPCSDIYHGPFPHSEREVKAIVDFIRGHGNVKSVISIHSYSQMLLFPYGYTSVPSPDYQEMNELAKKAVSDLAAVYGTKYTFGSIADTIYTAAGTTVDWAYDQGVKYSFTLELRDTGRHGFLLPSSQILPTATETWPALLDIMVHVLEHPY, encoded by the exons ATGAGGATCCTCCTGGTGCTCGTCGCCCTCGCGGGAGCCGCCGGCGCCCAGCGGCAATTCCAGGG GATGCCGTGGCTGAAGGGGTCCATCGACTGGAAAAATTGGGAATGCAATGCCTGCCTGACTCCTCCAGGCATGGAATGGGCCC AGGGAATTCAGGCtgtgggagaaaggaaaagggtgATCAAGAACAGGACAAGAGGTTGGAGGCTCAGGACCGATCCCAGATGGGAAAACCCGGAGGAGAGCATTCCTTCTCTTCCAAGGGCTGTGCTCACCCCTGGGagagcccagccaggctggagtGGAACCTGTTGGGAAATAAATCCATGGATACAGACAGAACATGTCCACATTAGACATTCCCTGACATTTTGGGAGCTGCCCAGACAAGGCCGGGAAGCTCCTCGGGCTCTCCGGCCCTCGCTCTTTTCCCGGGGCTGCTCCAACCCTCTCCCACCAACACCTGCTGCACTTCCCAACCCTCCGAGCCCCCGTGGAGTTTCCagaggctgctcccagcctgagccccccatccctgtgttccctctgcctccctgcagGGACCAGGTTCTCCGGATCACGGCCAGGGACGAGGAGCAGGCGGCCCTGCTGAAGATGCTGGAAGACCAGGAGGAGCTCCAG GTGGATTTCTGGCATcgcccctccagccccggccACCCCGCCGACCTGAGGgtgcccttccccagcctcggGGCAGTGAAAGGCTTCCTGGAATCCCACAGATTTCCCTACACTGTCATGATCGAGGACGTGCAG AAATTACtggatgaggagaaggaagcCATGGCGAGGTCCAGGAGGGTAAAGAGAAGCTCCAGGGCGTTCGATTTCGGCTCCTACCACACCCTGGACGAG ATCTACTCCTGGATGGACACCTTGGTGGAGGATCATCCCGGGCTCGTCAGCAAGATCCGGATCGGGCAGAGCTACGAGGGCAGAGACCTGCTGGTGCTCAAG TTCAGCACTGGGGGTTCGGCCCGGCCGGCCATCTGGGTGGACACCGGCATCCACTCCCGGGAATGGATCAGCCAGGCCACCGGCGTCTGGACGGCCAACAAG ATCGCCGAGGAGTACGGGCGGGACCCCTCCGTCACGGCCCTCCTGGACAACATGGACGTCTTCCTGGAGATCATCGCCAACCCCGACGGCTTTGTCTTCACCCACAGCTCC gaCCGCCTGTGGCGCAAGACCAGGTCTCCCAACACCGGCTCCCACTGCCTCGGCGTCGACCCCAACAGGAACTGGGACGCGGGGTTTGGAG gTGATGGCTCCAGCGGCGATCCCTGCTCCGACATCTACCACGGCCCCTTCCCGCACTCGGAGAGGGAGGTCAAGGCCATCGTGGACTTCATCCGTGGCCACGGGAACGTGAAGTCCGTCATCTCCATCCACAGTTACTCCCAGATGCTGCTTTTCCCCTACGGATACACGTCGGTGCCCTCGCCCGACTACCAGGAAATG AACGAGCTGGCCAAGAAGGCCGTGAGCGACTTGGCCGCCGTGTACGGGACCAAGTACACCTTTGGCAGCATCGCTGACACCATCT ACACGGCCGCAGGCACCACCGTCGACTGGGCCTACGACCAGGGGGTGAAATATTCCTTCACCCTGGAGCTGCGGGACACAGGGCGCCACGGcttcctcctgcccagctcccagaTCCTGCCCACGGCCACCGAGACCTGGCCGGCCCTGCTGGACATCATGGTCCACGTCCTGGAGCACCCCTACTGA